One genomic window of Trichlorobacter lovleyi includes the following:
- a CDS encoding response regulator: protein MPDTLRLLCVDDEEHILKTLARFCHNEGITLLTAGSAAEALSILEREPVMIVISDYQMPEKNGLDFLSEVRSKWPEIVRIMLSGFIEPSAVSQALQQGEIFGFLPKPWQRSDLKNLIQTAAVQYKAGTATERTPR, encoded by the coding sequence ATGCCTGACACGCTGCGACTACTCTGTGTTGACGACGAGGAGCATATCCTTAAAACACTGGCGCGGTTCTGTCATAATGAAGGGATCACCCTGCTGACTGCCGGTTCAGCCGCCGAGGCCCTGTCCATACTGGAACGGGAGCCGGTCATGATTGTCATCTCCGACTACCAGATGCCGGAAAAAAACGGACTAGACTTTTTGAGTGAAGTCCGTAGCAAATGGCCAGAGATCGTCAGGATCATGTTGTCCGGCTTTATCGAGCCAAGCGCGGTCAGCCAGGCATTGCAACAGGGTGAAATATTTGGTTTTCTGCCCAAGCCCTGGCAACGAAGTGACCTGAAAAACCTGATTCAAACCGCAGCCGTCCAGTACAAGGCCGGCACTGCCACAGAAAGAACTCCCAGATGA
- a CDS encoding response regulator: MTVATRILFVDDEPAYCRIFSKRIGADPRFQVETAGSGPEALARLQQSPADIVITDLSMPLMDGIELLSEIKSLYPQIFILILTSDDSTSQVVKAMKAGAYDYLLKPFDFEMVERAIETILSHKAAILAGLCPECRDGEQYCFENLIGQDRKMFEIYEMISQVA; encoded by the coding sequence ATGACGGTAGCCACCCGTATCCTGTTTGTCGATGATGAACCTGCCTATTGCCGTATTTTCAGCAAACGGATCGGTGCTGACCCCCGCTTTCAGGTTGAGACCGCCGGGAGCGGCCCTGAAGCGCTGGCGCGTCTGCAACAGTCTCCGGCCGACATTGTCATTACCGACCTGAGCATGCCGCTCATGGACGGCATTGAACTCTTAAGTGAAATCAAAAGCCTGTATCCCCAGATCTTTATCCTGATCCTGACCAGTGATGACAGCACCTCGCAAGTCGTCAAGGCAATGAAGGCCGGGGCCTATGACTACCTGCTGAAGCCCTTTGATTTTGAAATGGTTGAGCGGGCGATTGAGACCATACTGTCTCATAAGGCCGCCATACTGGCCGGTCTCTGTCCGGAATGCCGGGACGGGGAGCAGTATTGCTTTGAAAACCTGATCGGCCAGGACCGCAAGATGTTTGAGATCTATGAAATGATCAGCCAGGTTGCCTAG
- a CDS encoding sigma-54 dependent transcriptional regulator, with translation MITGESGTGKELIASAIHAKSTRKDKPFIQINCAALTEGLISSELFGHEKGAFTGAVARKKGLFEQASGGTLFLDEIGDISPTTQVSLLRILELGTFQRVGGTETIKADVRLICATNRDLAAAAREKQFREDLYYRLNVVSLQAPPLRDRRSDIPLLVRYFLERYCSLNNKQLDGVTRDAMTLLCNYDWPGNCRELANIIEHAVIFSRGRTLDKDSLPTQLRTSDSHSNGLTLNLATSTLADAESALIKKVLEESNWNLKKAAELLDIARGTLYGKMEKYHLTKPA, from the coding sequence CTGATTACCGGTGAAAGCGGTACCGGCAAAGAGCTGATCGCCTCTGCCATCCACGCCAAGAGCACCCGCAAGGACAAGCCGTTTATCCAGATCAACTGTGCTGCCCTGACAGAAGGGCTGATCAGCAGCGAACTCTTTGGCCATGAAAAAGGCGCCTTTACCGGCGCCGTGGCCAGAAAAAAAGGGCTCTTTGAGCAGGCCTCCGGCGGCACGCTGTTTCTGGACGAAATCGGCGACATTTCCCCCACCACCCAGGTTTCACTCCTGCGTATCCTGGAACTGGGCACCTTTCAGCGGGTTGGCGGCACTGAGACCATCAAGGCCGATGTGCGCCTGATCTGCGCCACCAACCGGGACCTGGCCGCTGCCGCCCGGGAAAAACAGTTCCGCGAAGATCTGTATTACCGCCTTAATGTGGTCTCCCTGCAGGCCCCTCCCCTGCGGGACCGGCGATCAGACATTCCCCTGCTGGTACGCTACTTCCTGGAGCGTTACTGCAGCCTGAACAACAAACAGCTCGATGGCGTCACCCGTGATGCCATGACCCTGCTCTGCAACTATGACTGGCCGGGCAACTGCCGTGAACTTGCCAACATCATTGAACATGCAGTCATCTTCAGCCGTGGCAGAACCCTTGACAAAGACAGCCTGCCAACCCAGCTCAGAACATCAGACAGCCACTCCAACGGACTCACCCTGAACCTTGCCACATCGACCCTGGCTGACGCCGAAAGCGCCCTGATCAAAAAGGTGTTGGAAGAATCCAACTGGAACCTGAAAAAGGCAGCCGAACTACTGGATATTGCACGCGGTACCCTCTACGGAAAAATGGAAAAATACCATCTCACCAAGCCGGCCTGA